One Edaphobacter flagellatus genomic region harbors:
- the ald gene encoding alanine dehydrogenase translates to MIIGVPKEVKDHESRVGITPAGVKALVEAGHKVLVEQKAGVLSAMPDDEYQNAGAEIVASAHDVWRLADMVVKVKEPVETEYRHFREGLVLFTYLHLAPLEALTNALLEKKVTGIAYETVRDRAGALPLLTPMSEVAGRLSVQVGAEYLTKEHGGRGLLLGGVPGVPPANVCIIGGGVVGTNAAKIALGMGAKVTLVDLNLNRLRELDDIFNGRVFTMASNSYNIERAAIEADLLIGGVLIPGAAAPKIVTAAMVNKMKKGAVIVDVAIDQGGCIETAHPTTHSNPSYEVNGVVHYCVTNMPAAVPNTSTLALTNATFPYVMKLAKLGAKAAIKEDKGIAEGVNTYDGVLTYAAVAAAQKREWKNVSELVS, encoded by the coding sequence ATGATCATTGGCGTACCCAAAGAAGTAAAAGACCATGAGAGTCGCGTAGGTATCACCCCTGCCGGAGTCAAAGCCCTGGTCGAGGCCGGGCATAAAGTTCTTGTCGAGCAGAAGGCAGGCGTACTTTCAGCCATGCCCGACGATGAATACCAGAATGCAGGCGCCGAGATCGTCGCCTCTGCCCACGATGTATGGCGGCTTGCCGACATGGTCGTCAAGGTCAAAGAGCCCGTCGAGACCGAGTACCGCCACTTCCGCGAAGGTCTGGTCCTGTTCACCTACCTGCATCTCGCCCCCTTGGAAGCCCTGACGAATGCTCTCCTCGAGAAGAAGGTCACCGGCATCGCCTATGAGACAGTGCGCGACCGCGCAGGCGCTCTGCCCCTGCTGACCCCGATGAGCGAAGTCGCCGGACGCCTCAGCGTTCAAGTCGGCGCCGAGTATCTGACGAAGGAGCATGGCGGCCGCGGCCTCTTGCTGGGAGGCGTTCCCGGCGTTCCTCCCGCCAACGTGTGCATCATCGGCGGCGGAGTCGTCGGCACCAACGCCGCGAAGATCGCTCTGGGTATGGGCGCGAAGGTCACACTCGTCGACCTGAACCTGAATCGCCTGCGTGAGCTGGACGATATTTTCAACGGACGCGTCTTCACCATGGCCTCGAACAGCTACAACATCGAGCGCGCCGCCATTGAGGCCGACCTGCTGATCGGCGGCGTGCTGATCCCCGGCGCCGCGGCTCCAAAGATTGTGACCGCCGCGATGGTGAACAAGATGAAGAAGGGAGCGGTGATCGTCGACGTTGCTATCGATCAGGGCGGCTGCATCGAGACCGCGCATCCCACCACGCACAGCAATCCTTCGTACGAAGTCAACGGCGTTGTGCACTATTGCGTTACGAACATGCCCGCCGCTGTGCCCAATACATCGACGCTTGCGCTGACCAATGCGACCTTCCCTTATGTGATGAAGCTGGCAAAGCTGGGCGCAAAGGCAGCGATCAAGGAAGACAAAGGGATCGCCGAAGGCGTCAATACCTATGATGGCGTGTTGACCTACGCAGCGGTGGCTGCTGCGCAGAAGCGCGAATGGAAGAACGTCAGCGAGCTGGTCTCGTAA
- a CDS encoding sensor histidine kinase, with protein sequence MASGINRRKVRTIVLGVCLLVLLIALFGLNAFNHEVSFLNPATTEQTFVFTGLSALSFLLFVAVLVLLGRNVLKLYDDQRSRVLGSRLQTRMLTNAVLVSLVPLAFMFFFSYGLMNRAVDRWFSQPVTEMRDDSSRIALELSRYTAANARAEATSIASALPETAIQKDNAGIATQHDQAIDKVLRAHEITLQNGFAIVYQDRHPVASFQLPQREGTHAEVKPWLPEKSAEDGASHNDSDSVAGASIDAAILAAAQRNDEPVFSINKNDYALGTATLKQGGTVVVGLPMPYGMTATMTDLRVRADNYWKLFRERRQIRTLYTVLLLMMTGLALFASTWLALHLSKQVTKPVESLADAMDAIAAGDYGHRVQESSTEELRELTRSFNHMAADLEGSRRAVEESTIQLSAANAALEARRGELETMLETIPNGVATLDSERRVVVANRALSEMMDPGGQNPFFGHTIEEVFPAEVVEVLDRLIKRSHRMGTASSELEIAAPGKFGGTLNLLATVALLETTSGSERMRREHCGYVIVLENATELLRAQKQSAWKEVARRVAHEIKNPLTPISLSAEQIRRHIDRLAETLNVHSIESPSPAVIRRSSEVISSSVESMRSLVDQFSALAEFPAAQPRPADLNTIVDNSLALFAGRLQSIKIVRHMERGLPLVMADPEALKRALSNLIDNAAEAMQSSLLRELHISTCLLENGMVELTIADTGSGLTDEMRERLFLPYFSTKQRGTGLGLAIAGKIIQEHQGTIRAEKNVPAGAKFIIELRTATAESEPETGADATQGRLTA encoded by the coding sequence ATGGCGAGCGGGATCAATCGGCGTAAGGTACGGACCATCGTACTGGGCGTCTGTCTGCTGGTGCTGTTGATCGCCCTGTTCGGCCTCAATGCGTTCAATCACGAAGTCAGCTTTCTGAATCCCGCAACGACGGAGCAGACCTTCGTGTTCACGGGGCTTTCGGCTCTTTCGTTTTTGCTCTTCGTGGCTGTGCTGGTTCTGCTGGGACGCAATGTGCTCAAGCTTTACGACGACCAGCGCAGTCGCGTTCTGGGTTCGCGTCTGCAAACGCGCATGCTGACCAACGCGGTGCTGGTTTCGCTGGTGCCGCTCGCGTTCATGTTCTTCTTCAGCTATGGACTGATGAACCGCGCAGTCGACCGCTGGTTCTCGCAGCCGGTAACGGAGATGCGCGACGACAGCAGCCGCATCGCGCTCGAGCTTTCGCGCTATACCGCTGCGAACGCGCGGGCCGAAGCCACATCGATTGCTTCTGCCCTTCCGGAGACGGCGATTCAAAAAGACAACGCCGGCATAGCCACACAGCATGATCAGGCAATCGACAAAGTCCTCCGCGCGCATGAGATCACGCTGCAGAACGGCTTCGCTATCGTCTATCAGGATCGCCATCCCGTCGCCTCGTTCCAGTTGCCGCAGCGGGAAGGCACGCACGCCGAGGTCAAGCCATGGCTTCCTGAAAAGTCCGCCGAGGATGGAGCAAGCCACAACGACTCCGATTCTGTAGCAGGCGCTTCGATTGATGCCGCGATTCTGGCAGCCGCGCAACGCAACGACGAGCCTGTGTTTTCGATCAATAAAAACGACTACGCTCTCGGCACAGCGACCCTGAAGCAGGGTGGAACCGTTGTGGTCGGCTTGCCCATGCCGTACGGCATGACTGCAACCATGACCGATCTGCGTGTGCGCGCTGACAATTATTGGAAGCTGTTTCGCGAGCGGCGCCAGATTCGCACGCTATACACCGTGCTTCTGCTGATGATGACCGGGCTGGCACTCTTCGCATCGACCTGGCTGGCACTGCATCTTTCCAAACAGGTGACCAAGCCCGTTGAATCGTTGGCCGATGCAATGGACGCCATCGCAGCAGGTGACTACGGACATCGTGTGCAGGAGAGCTCCACCGAGGAACTGCGCGAACTTACCCGCAGCTTCAACCACATGGCCGCCGACCTTGAAGGAAGCCGCCGCGCCGTAGAGGAATCGACCATTCAGTTGAGCGCTGCCAATGCTGCTCTCGAAGCTCGACGAGGCGAGCTCGAAACAATGCTGGAGACGATTCCCAACGGAGTCGCCACTCTGGATTCGGAGCGCCGCGTCGTCGTAGCCAACCGCGCGCTGAGCGAAATGATGGACCCCGGCGGTCAGAATCCCTTCTTCGGCCACACCATCGAAGAAGTCTTTCCTGCCGAGGTTGTCGAGGTGCTGGATCGCCTGATCAAGCGCAGCCACAGAATGGGAACCGCTTCGAGCGAGCTCGAAATAGCCGCACCGGGCAAATTCGGTGGAACGCTCAATCTGCTCGCAACGGTTGCGCTTTTGGAGACGACGTCGGGCAGCGAACGGATGCGCCGCGAGCACTGCGGCTATGTGATCGTCCTCGAAAACGCAACAGAGTTGCTGCGTGCGCAGAAGCAATCGGCATGGAAAGAGGTCGCCCGGCGCGTCGCGCACGAGATCAAGAACCCTCTGACTCCGATCAGCCTGAGCGCAGAACAGATTCGCCGTCACATCGATCGGCTTGCCGAGACCTTGAACGTCCACTCCATCGAATCCCCTTCACCCGCAGTGATCCGCCGATCGAGCGAGGTCATCTCCAGTTCGGTTGAGAGCATGCGCTCGCTGGTCGATCAGTTCTCGGCGCTCGCAGAGTTTCCCGCCGCACAGCCGCGCCCTGCCGATCTGAATACAATCGTCGATAACTCGCTCGCGCTATTCGCAGGCAGGCTGCAATCGATCAAGATCGTACGCCACATGGAAAGAGGCCTTCCGCTCGTGATGGCGGACCCTGAAGCGTTGAAGCGCGCGTTGAGCAACCTGATCGACAACGCTGCCGAAGCGATGCAGTCGAGCCTGCTGCGCGAGCTGCATATCTCAACCTGCCTGCTGGAAAACGGCATGGTGGAGTTGACCATCGCCGACACCGGCTCCGGCCTGACCGACGAGATGCGCGAGCGGCTCTTCCTTCCTTACTTTTCGACCAAGCAGCGCGGCACCGGACTCGGTCTCGCTATCGCCGGCAAGATCATTCAAGAACATCAGGGAACAATTCGTGCAGAAAAGAATGTGCCTGCCGGAGCGAAGTTCATCATTGAGCTGCGAACCGCAACAGCAGAGAGCGAGCCGGAGACGGGCGCGGATGCAACACAAGGGAGATTGACGGCTTGA
- a CDS encoding sigma-54-dependent transcriptional regulator has translation MNHVLIVDDEAEIREALESILREEGYLVTTSATATEALELIRDADYDVVLLDIWLPDKDGLETLGEIRREDLASPPEVVIISGHGTIESAVRATKLGAYDFLEKPLSLERTLIVVKNAMQARQMRADNVEFARQLTARNNVTGQSVAMKALRQQIKLMAPTNGRVLIFGESGTGKELIGRAIHAASLRKERPFVELNCAAIPEDYIESELFGYRHGAVAGGSQEKRGTFERADGGTLFLDEVGDMSLKTQAKVLRALDEQRFLPVGASNPVHVDVRVIAATNKDLEEEIARGNFREDLFYRLNVIPFYVPPLRDRKEDIPLLVKEFLEEFGQQYGRPHVEMTEEALNTLRQYHWPGNVRELRNLVERVLILNPKIHKIEKKHLPMLVYRGPKLTDSGRISTKGEEFSSLVEAREAYERDFILKKLDEFHGNVSRAAEGLGLERSHLYRKMKALGVNVKE, from the coding sequence TTGAACCACGTTCTTATCGTCGATGATGAGGCGGAGATACGCGAGGCGCTGGAGAGCATCCTGCGCGAAGAAGGCTATCTGGTCACGACCAGCGCAACGGCCACAGAAGCGCTCGAGCTGATCCGCGATGCCGACTACGACGTCGTGCTTCTGGATATCTGGTTACCGGACAAGGACGGACTGGAGACGCTTGGCGAGATTCGCCGCGAAGATCTGGCGAGTCCGCCTGAGGTTGTCATCATCAGTGGACACGGCACAATCGAATCGGCCGTGCGCGCGACGAAGCTTGGCGCGTATGACTTTCTTGAAAAACCGCTGTCGCTGGAACGCACGCTGATTGTCGTCAAGAATGCCATGCAGGCGCGGCAAATGCGCGCTGACAACGTCGAGTTTGCACGGCAACTTACAGCACGCAATAATGTCACCGGGCAAAGCGTTGCGATGAAAGCTCTGCGTCAGCAGATCAAGCTGATGGCTCCCACGAACGGACGCGTGCTGATTTTCGGTGAAAGCGGCACGGGCAAGGAGCTGATCGGACGCGCCATCCACGCCGCCAGCCTGCGCAAAGAGCGCCCCTTCGTTGAGCTGAACTGCGCCGCGATCCCAGAGGACTATATCGAAAGCGAACTCTTTGGCTACCGTCACGGAGCCGTGGCCGGAGGCTCGCAGGAAAAACGTGGCACCTTTGAACGCGCCGACGGCGGAACGCTCTTCCTCGACGAAGTCGGCGACATGAGCCTGAAGACACAGGCCAAGGTGCTGCGCGCTCTCGACGAGCAGCGCTTTCTCCCTGTGGGAGCCTCCAACCCTGTCCACGTCGATGTGCGCGTCATCGCGGCAACGAACAAAGACCTTGAAGAAGAGATCGCGCGCGGTAACTTCCGCGAGGATCTGTTCTACAGACTGAATGTCATCCCCTTCTATGTGCCGCCACTTCGCGACCGCAAGGAAGATATTCCGCTGCTTGTAAAAGAATTTCTGGAAGAATTCGGCCAGCAGTATGGGCGGCCTCACGTGGAGATGACAGAAGAGGCACTGAACACGCTGCGTCAGTATCACTGGCCTGGCAACGTGCGCGAGTTGCGCAATCTGGTTGAGCGTGTCCTGATCCTCAATCCCAAGATTCATAAGATCGAGAAGAAGCATCTGCCGATGCTTGTCTATCGCGGGCCAAAGCTCACCGATTCAGGACGGATCAGTACGAAGGGCGAGGAGTTCTCGAGCCTTGTCGAAGCGCGAGAAGCATATGAGCGCGACTTCATCCTGAAGAAGCTGGACGAGTTTCACGGCAACGTGAGCCGCGCCGCTGAAGGGCTTGGCCTCGAACGCAGCCACCTCTACCGCAAGATGAAGGCCCTTGGCGTCAATGTGAAGGAGTAA
- a CDS encoding DNA translocase FtsK: protein MKTLRLVSTPTRNRRLNEIIGLTVLVGASLLLLALVSYTPTDRSFNTVGGYAGSHPAHNWTGITGAYLSDAILQMIGIAAFFLPLVIGRLGICWMMSRPAGSPMAKTVGLVMWIVFAPAAIAMLPGHLLWHGALPIAGTCGILLADLLVAFLNPPGATVVLALMVTLSLYLATTFTFNTAREWTTMRFGFAQRMWERWTAWRERRRGVAIPDEEKYGTRRERAALRAEREREMAERKAQEAEAKLREPNTTLLGSLFGWLSRRKKPVETATEDEPMLAPAEPSMWQAMPRTMVDAPPVTPLSTATAAAAPFAEALAKAAAPVRAIDDAANFEEPRFEPAPVMRETVPPPVKRNVQEIRPAAVPAPTPMAAEDGISFGKRADADIKAVAITPKSVRGYKLPPSSLLHRSEEQTTIREDALREEARVLVEKCAEFDVDGQVTHINPGPVVTTFEFKPDAGVKYAKVTGLADDLCLAMAAESILIERMAGKSTVGIQVPNAERETIWLRDVVECESFAQSKSRLPIALGKDINGRIVTGDLAAMPHVLIAGSTGSGKSVAINAMIMSVLFKSTPEQVRMILVDPKRVELGMYEGIPHLFTPIITEAKLAANALRNAVREMERRLKLLAANHVRNIDQFNKLFDNGSGHLFEDVNQEPLPYIMIIIDELADLMMLDRANVEEAITRLAQMARAVGIHLVLATQRPSVDVITGLIKANVPTRMSFRLATKVDSRTIIDSNGAESLLGRGDMLYLPPGTSRVQRVHAPFVTEKEISAVTEFWKAQGEAEYVHGFLEGPKDEAGREIDSNSDGDDNDPMYNDAVRLVFEFGKASTSLLQRRLRIGYGRAAHLIDMMYNDGLVGPADGSKPRELLKPANWLSEMDAATR from the coding sequence ATGAAGACCCTACGACTCGTCTCGACCCCAACCCGCAACCGCAGACTCAATGAAATCATCGGCCTGACCGTACTGGTCGGTGCGAGCCTTCTGCTGCTTGCGCTGGTCAGCTATACGCCGACGGATCGCTCGTTCAATACGGTAGGCGGCTACGCAGGTAGCCACCCGGCACACAACTGGACCGGAATTACCGGCGCATATCTCTCGGATGCGATCCTGCAGATGATCGGCATCGCGGCATTCTTCCTTCCGCTGGTCATCGGCCGGCTGGGCATCTGCTGGATGATGTCGAGGCCCGCGGGTTCGCCGATGGCAAAGACGGTTGGGCTGGTGATGTGGATCGTGTTTGCTCCCGCTGCCATCGCGATGCTTCCCGGACACCTGTTGTGGCATGGCGCGCTGCCGATCGCAGGAACCTGCGGCATTCTGCTGGCCGATCTGCTGGTAGCGTTTCTGAATCCCCCCGGGGCAACCGTCGTTCTGGCGCTGATGGTAACTCTGTCGCTCTACCTTGCGACGACCTTCACGTTCAATACGGCACGCGAGTGGACGACGATGCGCTTCGGCTTTGCACAAAGAATGTGGGAGCGCTGGACTGCATGGCGTGAACGCCGTCGCGGAGTTGCAATTCCTGACGAAGAAAAATACGGCACCCGACGCGAGCGCGCAGCCCTGCGTGCGGAACGTGAACGCGAGATGGCAGAACGCAAGGCGCAGGAGGCCGAAGCCAAGCTGCGCGAGCCGAACACGACACTGCTGGGCAGCCTGTTCGGCTGGCTGAGCCGCAGGAAGAAGCCGGTTGAAACAGCTACGGAAGATGAGCCGATGCTCGCGCCGGCTGAACCGTCGATGTGGCAGGCAATGCCGCGCACGATGGTGGACGCTCCGCCAGTGACTCCATTGAGCACGGCGACAGCGGCTGCGGCTCCATTTGCCGAGGCATTGGCGAAGGCGGCGGCTCCCGTCCGTGCCATCGATGACGCGGCGAACTTTGAAGAGCCTCGCTTTGAACCGGCTCCCGTGATGCGCGAGACGGTGCCTCCGCCGGTAAAGAGGAATGTGCAGGAGATTCGCCCTGCGGCCGTTCCCGCTCCAACTCCAATGGCGGCAGAGGATGGCATCTCGTTCGGCAAGCGCGCAGATGCCGACATCAAAGCTGTCGCAATTACTCCGAAGAGCGTGCGCGGCTACAAGCTTCCACCGTCTTCGCTTCTGCATCGGAGCGAGGAACAGACAACGATCCGTGAGGACGCGCTGCGCGAAGAGGCACGCGTGCTGGTGGAGAAGTGCGCCGAATTCGACGTCGACGGGCAGGTGACCCACATCAATCCCGGCCCGGTGGTGACGACCTTCGAGTTCAAGCCGGATGCTGGCGTGAAGTACGCGAAGGTCACTGGCCTGGCTGACGATCTATGCCTGGCGATGGCAGCCGAGAGCATCCTGATCGAGCGCATGGCGGGCAAATCGACTGTCGGCATTCAGGTGCCGAACGCGGAGCGCGAGACAATCTGGCTGCGCGATGTCGTGGAGTGCGAGAGCTTCGCACAATCGAAGTCACGGCTGCCGATTGCGCTGGGCAAAGACATCAACGGACGCATTGTGACCGGCGATCTCGCCGCGATGCCGCACGTCCTGATCGCCGGTTCGACGGGTTCGGGTAAGTCGGTCGCGATCAACGCGATGATTATGAGCGTGCTGTTCAAGTCGACGCCGGAGCAGGTTCGCATGATCCTGGTCGATCCGAAGCGCGTTGAGCTTGGCATGTACGAGGGCATCCCGCACCTGTTTACGCCGATCATCACGGAGGCCAAGCTGGCCGCCAATGCGCTGCGTAATGCCGTGCGCGAGATGGAGCGCCGCCTGAAGCTGCTGGCGGCAAATCACGTCCGCAACATCGATCAGTTCAACAAGCTGTTCGACAATGGCAGCGGACATCTCTTTGAAGATGTGAATCAGGAGCCGCTGCCTTACATCATGATCATCATCGACGAGCTGGCCGATCTAATGATGCTGGATCGGGCAAACGTCGAAGAGGCGATCACACGTCTGGCGCAGATGGCTCGCGCAGTCGGAATTCATCTGGTGTTGGCGACACAGCGTCCTTCCGTGGACGTGATCACGGGTCTTATCAAGGCGAACGTCCCGACGCGTATGAGCTTCCGCCTGGCGACGAAGGTCGACTCTCGCACGATCATCGACTCAAACGGTGCAGAGAGCCTGCTGGGTCGTGGCGACATGTTGTATCTGCCGCCGGGAACGAGTCGCGTGCAGCGTGTACACGCTCCGTTTGTGACGGAGAAGGAGATCTCCGCGGTGACCGAGTTCTGGAAGGCGCAGGGCGAGGCCGAGTACGTGCATGGCTTCCTTGAAGGCCCGAAGGACGAGGCTGGCCGCGAGATCGATTCGAACTCAGACGGAGACGACAACGATCCGATGTACAACGATGCGGTCCGGCTGGTCTTCGAGTTTGGCAAAGCTTCGACTTCGCTGCTGCAGCGCAGGCTACGTATCGGCTACGGCAGGGCAGCTCACCTGATCGACATGATGTACAACGATGGACTGGTGGGGCCAGCAGATGGATCGAAGCCGCGTGAACTGCTGAAGCCGGCCAACTGGTTGAGCGAAATGGATGCGGCTACCCGGTAG